The Tigriopus californicus strain San Diego chromosome 5, Tcal_SD_v2.1, whole genome shotgun sequence genome includes a region encoding these proteins:
- the LOC131880320 gene encoding cytochrome b5 reductase 4-like, with the protein MNPAFSVSTTETSDSDSELKPVSGRVLPPKWDVSKSVSPSGTGGLGVPTMAGSSLGVPTPGGLFPLGNSQQVVSGSATGNPRNKVALKPGFSLMDWIRLTKSGRDLTGTGGKILKVTKTELAKHNKRKDAWMAINGVVYNVTAYMDYHPGGWDELVRGAGIDATNLFNEVHRWVNYESMLAACVVGKLVDADEVAFKLPPKSKGPSSFSSLSTNSSLSAKPVIPPIKSKPQLPSIDTHQTDLTFVISVFTRVPNQLQRENIIIEILEKVHCYLSIRIPNQESEDQPFRFLSEYTLHDKARLGKVTVVTSTGKVEIVLKKESKSHWPNLGQIVEGFPKLSKAANLETRYRDWALIDRKTVTHDVDHLILEPLPNLDLHFFVPVGHHIHTKCLVEGMEIVRSYTPILANLDPFLIDDGKLHFLIKTYSHGALTPMLKALEKGQTIPISDHTGSFDIHTAFQDVRQLILVAAGTGFTPMAKLLQQFLVKKHETKSVCQLLFFNKTEQDIMCREQLKGLEIQYPIFKVHHILSQDEKWTGLKGRISREILDKVLPENPKRRLVTICGPGPFAVEAKKLFQDMDAPEGSIFHFQG; encoded by the exons ATGAATCCAGCATTCAGTGTTTCCACCACGGAAACTTCAGACAGTGATTCGGAACTGAAGCCAG TTTCAGGGCGTGTCTTACCTCCCAAATGGGACGTAAGTAAGTCAGTGTCTCCGTCTGGAACTGGTGGCCTTGGAGTGCCAACGATGGCTGGTTCTTCGTTGGGTGTTCCGACTCCGGGAGGATTATTTCCTTTGGGAAACTCCCAGCAAGTAGTTTCTGGATCAGCCACAG GTAATCCGAGGAACAAGGTGGCTCTGAAACCCGGCTTTTCACTCATGGATTGGATCCGCTTGACCAAGTCTGGTCGAGACTTAACCGGAACTGGCGGGAAAATTCTCAAGGTGACCAAAACAGAATTGGCTAAGCACAACAAACGCAAAGACGCATGGATGGCCATCAACG GAGTGGTTTATAATGTGACGGCCTATATGGATTATCATCCTGGAGGCTGGGATGAATTAGTTCGAGGTGCAGGGATCGACGCTACCAATTTGTTTAATGAAGTTCATCGGTGGGTCAATTATGAGTCCATGTTGGCGGCTTGTGTGGTTGGAAAACTTGTGGATGCCGACGAGGTGGCTTTTAAATTGCCTCCAAAGTCGAAAGGTCCTTCGTCCTTTTCGTCTTTGTCTACAAACAGCTCTCTTAGCGCCAAACCTG tGATACCTCCAATCAAAAGTAAGCCACAGCTACCTTCCATCGACACCCACCAGACAGACCTGACCTTCGTGATCTCCGTTTTCACTCGAGTTCCCAACCAATTGCAACGGGAAAACATCATCATCGAAATACTGGAAAAAGTGCATTGCTACTTATCGATCCGCATCCCCAATCAAGAATCGGAGGATCAGCCATTCAGGTTTTTGAGCGAGTATACCCTTCATGACAAAGCCAGATTAGGCAAGGTCACCGTGGTCACATCTACCGGTAAAGTTGAAATCGTGCTGAAGAAGGAGTCCAAGTCACATTGGCCCAATTTGGGTCAGATCGTTGAAGGTTTCCCCAAATTGAGCAAAGCTGCAAACCTAGAGACCCGATATCGTGACTGGGCATTGATTGACCGAAAAACCGTCACTCATGACGTTGATCATCTTATTCTTGAGCCTTTGCCAAATCTA GATTTGCACTTCTTCGTCCCTGTGGGACACCATATTCATACCAAGTGTTTGGTGGAGGGCATGGAAATTGTCCGTAGTTACACCCCTATTCTAGCGAATTTAGATCCTTTCCTCATTGACGATGGGAAACTCCACTTTTTGATCAAGACTTACTCGCACGGCGCCCTGACTCCCATGCTGAAGGCTTTGGAAAAGG GTCAAACCATCCCTATCAGCGATCACACAGGTTCGTTTGATATTCACACGGCATTCCAAGACGTGAGACAACTGATCTTGGTGGCTGCGGGAACCGGATTCACACCCATGGCCAAATTGTTGCAACAGTTCTTGGTCAAAAAGCATGAGACCAAATCCGTGTGTCAGTTGCTGTTCTTCAATAAAACGGAACAAGACATCATGTGTCGAGAGCAATTGAAAGGCTTAGAGATTCAATATCCCATATTCAAAGTTCACCATATCCTCTCACAAGACGAAAAGTGGACTGGATTGAAAGGCCGGATTTCACGGGAGATCCTAGATAAAGTTTTGCCGGAGAATCCTAAACGGCGCTTGGTGACGATTTGCGGCCCAGGTCCATTCGCGGTTGAAGCCAAGAA ACTATTCCAAGACATGGACGCCCCCGAAGGatccatttttcactttcaaggtTAA
- the LOC131880324 gene encoding dynein light chain Tctex-type-like codes for MGDDGTEENQFVVDDVSNIIKESIESTIGGNSYVHTKVNLWTNSVVEACLASLTKLQKPFKYIVTCVIMQKNGAGLHTSSSCYWDNSTDGSCTVRWENKTMYCIVSVFGLAI; via the exons ATGGGTGACGACGGGACTGAAGAG AACCAATTTGTGGTCGACGATGTCTCCAACATCATCAAAGAGTCCATTGAGAGCACGATCGGCGGCAACAGCTACGTCCACACCAAAGTCAACCTATGGACCAACTCTGTGGTTGAAGCCTGTTTGGCCTCCTTAACCAAGCTTCAAAAGCCGTTCAAGTATATTG TGACTTGCGTGATCATGCAGAAGAATGGAGCTGGACTTCACACGTCCAGTTCTTGCTATTGGGACAACTCGACGGATGGATCATGCACCGTGAGGTGGGAGAACAAAACCATGTATTGTATCGTCTCCGTATTTGGTTTGGCTATATAA
- the LOC131880322 gene encoding homogentisate 1,2-dioxygenase-like isoform X2 — MSEKLKYQSGFGNEFASEDPRCPDALPEGQNNPQKCKYGLYAEQLSGSAFTVPRSHNVRTWFYRIRPAVHHTPFEPMESGFLNSKWDDQHPNPNQLRWKPFDLPSRDTDFVQGLHTLAGAGDPRTRHGVAIHIFACNTSMSDSCFSNADGDFLIVPQKGTLKITTEFGKMEVSPNEICVIQSGMRFSVDVEGPSRGYICEVFDGHFELPNLGPIGANGLANPRDFQTPVAWYEDRDKINYKVVNKYQGCLFVAQQDHSPFDVVAWHGNYVPYKYNLRHFCVINSVSFDHCDPSIFTVLTCPSTKPGVAILDFVIFPPRWSVSENTFRPPYYHRNCMSEFMGLILGQYEAKEEGFAPGGATLHSMMTPHGPDAQCFEHWTEKELTAHRVADETQAFMFETSMGLAITKWAEEVSQKLDKKYYECWQGLKKNFDPKKK, encoded by the exons ATGTCAGAAAAACTTAAG TATCAAAGTGGCTTTGGCAACGAATTTGCGAGTGAAGATCCGCGTTGCCCGGATGCTCTTCCAGAGGGACAAAATAACCCACAAAAGTGCAAATATGGATTATACGCCGAACAACTCTCTGGATCAGCTTTCACGG TTCCAAGAAGTCACAACGTTCGCACTTGGTTCTATCGCATCCGACCCGCTGTTCATCATACCCCGTTTGAGCCAATGGAATCAGGGTTCTTGAACTCCAAATGGGATGATCAACATCCCAACCCCAATCAG CTGAGGTGGAAACCCTTTGATCTCCCAAGTCGCGATACGGACTTTGTTCAAGGCTTGCACACCTTGGCAGGCGCTGGAGATCCCCGAACTCGACATGGAGTGGCCATTCATATATTCGCTTGTAATACATCAATGTCGGATTCGTGTTTTTCAAATGCCGATGGAGATTTCTTGATCGTTCCCCAAAAGGGTACTCTAAAAATAACCACCGAGTTTGGCAAAATGGAAGTGAGTCCCAACGAGATTTGCGTGATCCAATCTGGCATGCGATTTTCGGTGGATGTCGAAGGACCATCTCGAGGCTACATTTGTGAGGTTTTTGATGGTCACTTCGAATTGCCGAACCTGGGACCTATTG GAGCCAACGGATTAGCAAATCCACGAGATTTTCAAACCCCTGTGGCTTGGTACGAGGACCGCGACAAAATCAATTATAAAGTGGTTAACAAGTACCAGGGTTGCCTATTTGTGGCACAACAAGACCATTCTCCATTCGATGTAGTAGCCTGGCATGGAAATTATGTGCCCTATAAATACAACCTGAGACACTTCTGCGTCATCAATTCGGTATCGTTTGATCATTGT GATCCAAGTATCTTCACTGTCTTAACCTGTCCTTCAACCAAACCAGGCGTCGCCATCTTGGATTTTGTCATCTTTCCGCCAAGGTGGTCGGTGTCTGAGAATACGTTTCGGCCTCCATATTATCACA GGAACTGCATGAGTGAATTCATGGGCTTGATCCTAGGCCAGTATGAGGCCAAAGAGGAGGGGTTTGCTCCTGGAGGAGCCACTCTCCACTCTATGATGACTCCTCATGGCCCAGACGCGCAATGCTTCGAGCATTGGACCGAAAAAGAACTCACTGCTCACCGAGTGGCTGATGAAACTCAG GCTTTCATGTTTGAAACGTCCATGGGATTGGCTATCACCAAATGGGCGGAGGAGGTGTCCCAAAAGTTGGATAAGAAATATTATGAATGCTGGCAAGGTCTCAAGAAGAACTTTGATCccaagaagaagtag
- the LOC131880322 gene encoding homogentisate 1,2-dioxygenase-like isoform X1 — protein sequence MARMSPNHLLQYQSGFGNEFASEDPRCPDALPEGQNNPQKCKYGLYAEQLSGSAFTVPRSHNVRTWFYRIRPAVHHTPFEPMESGFLNSKWDDQHPNPNQLRWKPFDLPSRDTDFVQGLHTLAGAGDPRTRHGVAIHIFACNTSMSDSCFSNADGDFLIVPQKGTLKITTEFGKMEVSPNEICVIQSGMRFSVDVEGPSRGYICEVFDGHFELPNLGPIGANGLANPRDFQTPVAWYEDRDKINYKVVNKYQGCLFVAQQDHSPFDVVAWHGNYVPYKYNLRHFCVINSVSFDHCDPSIFTVLTCPSTKPGVAILDFVIFPPRWSVSENTFRPPYYHRNCMSEFMGLILGQYEAKEEGFAPGGATLHSMMTPHGPDAQCFEHWTEKELTAHRVADETQAFMFETSMGLAITKWAEEVSQKLDKKYYECWQGLKKNFDPKKK from the exons ATGGCGAGGATGTCTCCCAATCATTTATTACAGTATCAAAGTGGCTTTGGCAACGAATTTGCGAGTGAAGATCCGCGTTGCCCGGATGCTCTTCCAGAGGGACAAAATAACCCACAAAAGTGCAAATATGGATTATACGCCGAACAACTCTCTGGATCAGCTTTCACGG TTCCAAGAAGTCACAACGTTCGCACTTGGTTCTATCGCATCCGACCCGCTGTTCATCATACCCCGTTTGAGCCAATGGAATCAGGGTTCTTGAACTCCAAATGGGATGATCAACATCCCAACCCCAATCAG CTGAGGTGGAAACCCTTTGATCTCCCAAGTCGCGATACGGACTTTGTTCAAGGCTTGCACACCTTGGCAGGCGCTGGAGATCCCCGAACTCGACATGGAGTGGCCATTCATATATTCGCTTGTAATACATCAATGTCGGATTCGTGTTTTTCAAATGCCGATGGAGATTTCTTGATCGTTCCCCAAAAGGGTACTCTAAAAATAACCACCGAGTTTGGCAAAATGGAAGTGAGTCCCAACGAGATTTGCGTGATCCAATCTGGCATGCGATTTTCGGTGGATGTCGAAGGACCATCTCGAGGCTACATTTGTGAGGTTTTTGATGGTCACTTCGAATTGCCGAACCTGGGACCTATTG GAGCCAACGGATTAGCAAATCCACGAGATTTTCAAACCCCTGTGGCTTGGTACGAGGACCGCGACAAAATCAATTATAAAGTGGTTAACAAGTACCAGGGTTGCCTATTTGTGGCACAACAAGACCATTCTCCATTCGATGTAGTAGCCTGGCATGGAAATTATGTGCCCTATAAATACAACCTGAGACACTTCTGCGTCATCAATTCGGTATCGTTTGATCATTGT GATCCAAGTATCTTCACTGTCTTAACCTGTCCTTCAACCAAACCAGGCGTCGCCATCTTGGATTTTGTCATCTTTCCGCCAAGGTGGTCGGTGTCTGAGAATACGTTTCGGCCTCCATATTATCACA GGAACTGCATGAGTGAATTCATGGGCTTGATCCTAGGCCAGTATGAGGCCAAAGAGGAGGGGTTTGCTCCTGGAGGAGCCACTCTCCACTCTATGATGACTCCTCATGGCCCAGACGCGCAATGCTTCGAGCATTGGACCGAAAAAGAACTCACTGCTCACCGAGTGGCTGATGAAACTCAG GCTTTCATGTTTGAAACGTCCATGGGATTGGCTATCACCAAATGGGCGGAGGAGGTGTCCCAAAAGTTGGATAAGAAATATTATGAATGCTGGCAAGGTCTCAAGAAGAACTTTGATCccaagaagaagtag
- the LOC131880321 gene encoding uncharacterized protein LOC131880321 isoform X2: protein MDDQKEMNVSNLLANYLVFGINPGSALDASKIVALQEKLVQAEKELRLKLNETSLDFPGLVRAIAIDMIDFLVYCEIPHQESARNMCPTLFEDEPFFSPTAGICWTSKWNFPLSVVYRTASIKIWTNIKRSKTFELDYGFHQSNAVERLPPVFSLPLHNHPSGAVRNHPLKLSLGETMSIELSPYVIDRTQLSEHIFAKPEDVCLTENKEFEASFKIPYTKLNCRSTIPFNSLDDCSTTYLDGYPKNDAKPPCEPLNILKRPQVAYGSTNDSSADSFTNMNPAQTFGGVICPSECIDNGVNKFITVGKGNFEIMSKALNQFASPDDILLAEDFSGLELFFASMDYSKTSLYRDGIGVFLSQVGGWMGLAFGASFLSLIELSVFFIYLCRLLCKGMAGQT, encoded by the exons ATGGACGATCAGAAAG AGATGAACGTGTCAAACTTATTAGCGAATTATCTGGTGTTTGGAATAAATCCTGGTTCAGCATTGGATGCCTCCAAAATTGTTGCTCTTCAAGAAAAATTGGTTCAAGCCGAGAAAGAGCTCCGTCTGAAGCTGAACGAAACTAGTCTGGATTTTCCAGGTTTAGTTCGAGCCATTGCCATTGA CATGATTGATTTCCTAGTATATTGCGAGATTCCACATCAAGAATCCGCTCGAAACATGTGTCCCACACTCTTTGAAGATGAGCCTTTCTTTTCGCCCACCGCTGGAATTTGTTGGACTTCTAAATGGAACTTTCCCCTTTCCGTGGTATATCGAACAGCTTCAATAAAGATTTGGACTAATATCAAGCGATCCAAAACGTTTG AGTTGGACTACGGTTTTCATCAAAGCAATGCTGTCGAGCGATTACCACCGGTTTTCAGTCTACCCCTGCACAATCACCCATCAGGAGCTGTTCGAAATCACCCTTTGAAACTGTCGTTGGGGGAAACGATGAGCATTGAGCTATCTCCATACGTG ATTGATCGGACTCAATTATCAGAGCATATTTTTGCCAAGCCAGAGGACGTTTGCCTGACCGAGAACAAAGAATTTGAGGCCTCTTTTAAGATCCCGTATACAAAATTGAATTGCAGAAGTACTATTCCGTTCAATAGCTTGGATGATTGCTCGACCACCTATTTAGATGGTTATCCCAAAA atGATGCTAAACCACCCTGTGAGCCTCTAAACATCCTCAAAAGGCCTCAAGTTGCATATGGATCAACAAATGACTCGTCTGCAGACTCGTTTACAAACATGAATCCGGCACAAACCTTTGGTGGCGTGATTTGTCCGTCAGAGTGCATCGATAACGGTGTCAATAAATTCATTACCGTGGGGAAgggcaattttgaaattatgagCAAAGCTTTGAACCAGTTTGCCTCCCCAGATGACATTCTTTTGGCCGA GGACTTTAGTGGCTTGGAGTTGTTCTTCGCGTCCATGGATTACTCGAAAACCTCTTTGTACCGGGACGGCATCGGCGTGTTTCTGT CCCAGGTTGGAGGATGGATGGGACTTGCTTTTGGCGCTTCGTTCTTATCCCTTATCGAGTTGTCAgtgtttttcatttatttatgcCGATTGCTTTGCAAAGGTATGGCAGGACAAACGTAA
- the LOC131880321 gene encoding uncharacterized protein LOC131880321 isoform X1, giving the protein MPSKSKSHLQSNLDQAASFYIENGTIHGLNGFQFIKSRKLRNICFFSAVMVFFLLPTFVVREAVLFFNDSTIKSAVEYQVADVVAIPNVTICHPNYFSLDKMKKMNVSNLLANYLVFGINPGSALDASKIVALQEKLVQAEKELRLKLNETSLDFPGLVRAIAIDMIDFLVYCEIPHQESARNMCPTLFEDEPFFSPTAGICWTSKWNFPLSVVYRTASIKIWTNIKRSKTFELDYGFHQSNAVERLPPVFSLPLHNHPSGAVRNHPLKLSLGETMSIELSPYVIDRTQLSEHIFAKPEDVCLTENKEFEASFKIPYTKLNCRSTIPFNSLDDCSTTYLDGYPKNDAKPPCEPLNILKRPQVAYGSTNDSSADSFTNMNPAQTFGGVICPSECIDNGVNKFITVGKGNFEIMSKALNQFASPDDILLAEDFSGLELFFASMDYSKTSLYRDGIGVFLSQVGGWMGLAFGASFLSLIELSVFFIYLCRLLCKGMAGQT; this is encoded by the exons ATGCCATCCAAATCAAAAAGTCACCTGCAATCGAATTTGGATCAAGCGGCCTCATTCTACATCGAAAATGGAACTATTCACGGCTTGAACGGGTTTCAGTTCATAAAGAGTAGAAAACTTCGAAACATTTGCTTCTTCTCTGCCGTTAtggtcttctttctcttgCCCACTTTCGTGGTCAGAGAAGCAgtattgtttttcaatgattcCACCATTAAAAGTGCTGTTGAATATCAAGTTGCTGATGTCGTTGCGATTCCCAATGTGACAATATGTCATCCAAACTATTTCAGCTTGGACAAGATGAAAA AGATGAACGTGTCAAACTTATTAGCGAATTATCTGGTGTTTGGAATAAATCCTGGTTCAGCATTGGATGCCTCCAAAATTGTTGCTCTTCAAGAAAAATTGGTTCAAGCCGAGAAAGAGCTCCGTCTGAAGCTGAACGAAACTAGTCTGGATTTTCCAGGTTTAGTTCGAGCCATTGCCATTGA CATGATTGATTTCCTAGTATATTGCGAGATTCCACATCAAGAATCCGCTCGAAACATGTGTCCCACACTCTTTGAAGATGAGCCTTTCTTTTCGCCCACCGCTGGAATTTGTTGGACTTCTAAATGGAACTTTCCCCTTTCCGTGGTATATCGAACAGCTTCAATAAAGATTTGGACTAATATCAAGCGATCCAAAACGTTTG AGTTGGACTACGGTTTTCATCAAAGCAATGCTGTCGAGCGATTACCACCGGTTTTCAGTCTACCCCTGCACAATCACCCATCAGGAGCTGTTCGAAATCACCCTTTGAAACTGTCGTTGGGGGAAACGATGAGCATTGAGCTATCTCCATACGTG ATTGATCGGACTCAATTATCAGAGCATATTTTTGCCAAGCCAGAGGACGTTTGCCTGACCGAGAACAAAGAATTTGAGGCCTCTTTTAAGATCCCGTATACAAAATTGAATTGCAGAAGTACTATTCCGTTCAATAGCTTGGATGATTGCTCGACCACCTATTTAGATGGTTATCCCAAAA atGATGCTAAACCACCCTGTGAGCCTCTAAACATCCTCAAAAGGCCTCAAGTTGCATATGGATCAACAAATGACTCGTCTGCAGACTCGTTTACAAACATGAATCCGGCACAAACCTTTGGTGGCGTGATTTGTCCGTCAGAGTGCATCGATAACGGTGTCAATAAATTCATTACCGTGGGGAAgggcaattttgaaattatgagCAAAGCTTTGAACCAGTTTGCCTCCCCAGATGACATTCTTTTGGCCGA GGACTTTAGTGGCTTGGAGTTGTTCTTCGCGTCCATGGATTACTCGAAAACCTCTTTGTACCGGGACGGCATCGGCGTGTTTCTGT CCCAGGTTGGAGGATGGATGGGACTTGCTTTTGGCGCTTCGTTCTTATCCCTTATCGAGTTGTCAgtgtttttcatttatttatgcCGATTGCTTTGCAAAGGTATGGCAGGACAAACGTAA
- the LOC131880677 gene encoding uncharacterized protein LOC131880677, translating to MELKNSLGTQLDHAATLFIENGTIHGLNVYKFIKNRKLRNVTFYLAALILLFLPLVLAFATSKFFSDTTIKSSVEWKAEDYLDFPNVTICHPNYFSKRKMSDLNVSAPLANYILYGINTDLRDHIQTMLKIESYQELLKKLDLELQQKLLETGLNFPELVQAMALDLKDFLIYCEFPNQNAHRDSCSDFFDSDPIFTPRGGICWTSSWNFQTRSVVRPESIRIWTNIKREKSLDLDFHMHGANALERLSPILALTLNDFPIGQVSRAPINLPLKGFLRLKLTKATIDRTGLRGQTLSLHKDMCVESDELFEARFKVPYTEANCGSTLLASFLDDCSMSTLTGLPKDQDKRACEPWDFILLANKSFEPQRELIKTEKLTATPIIVQHINGQMCPKDCFFQTYNTVPSISEGNVKLMTDYFNKVASPKDISSPEDISGLELFFSTLESSTTTLYRDSLAVFLSQVGGWLGLCIGASVLSVVELTVFFGHLLRVFCKNITNCF from the exons ATGGAGTTGAAGAATTCTTTGGGAACTCAATTGGATCATGCCGCAACTctattcattgaaaatggaactaTCCATGGCTTGAACGTGTACAAGTTCATCAAGAATAGAAAATTGCGAAACGTAACATTCTATTTGGCTGCcttaattttactttttctaccACTAGTACTGGCTTTTGCCACCTCCAAGTTCTTTAGTGATACAACCATTAAAAGCTCTGTCGAATGGAAGGCAGAGGATTACCTGGATTTCCCAAACGTGACTATTTGTCACCCCAACTACTTCAGCAAACGGAAGATGTCCG ATTTGAATGTTTCGGCTCCGCTGGCTAACTATATATTGTATGGTATCAACACAGACCTTCGTGACCATATCCAAACGATGCTCAAGATTGAAAGCTACCAAGAGTTGCTGAAGAAGCTAGATTTAGAGCTTCAACAGAAACTGCTCGAAACTGGTCTGAACTTCCCCGAGCTTGTTCAAGCCATGGCATTAGA tctTAAGGATTTCTTGATTTACTGTgaattcccaaaccaaaacGCCCATCGAGACAGTTGTTCCGACTTTTTTGACTCTGACCCAATTTTCACTCCTCGGGGCGGGATCTGCTGGACCTCCAGTTGGAACTTTCAAACTAGATCGGTGGTTCGTCCGGAATCAATCAGGATCTGGACAAATATCAAAAGGGAGAAATCGCTCG ATTTGGATTTTCACATGCATGGAGCCAATGCCTTGGAGAGATTGTCGCCTATTCTAGCTCTGACTTTGAATGACTTCCCAATCGGGCAGGTCAGTCGGGCTCCCATCAATCTACCTTTAAAAGGGTTTTTGAGGCTGAAGTTGACGAAAGCTACG ATTGATCGAACTGGACTCAGGGGGCAAACTTTGTCCCTACACAAAGATATGTGTGTTGAGAGTGATGAACTATTTGAAGCTCGATTCAAGGTCCCTTACACTGAAGCCAATTGTGGAAGTACTTTGTTAGCATCGTTCTTGGATGACTGCAGTATGAGTACATTAACTGGATTACCAAAAG ACCAAGACAAGAGAGCTTGTGAACCATGGGACTTTATTCTCTTAGCTAATAAATCTTTCGAGCCCCAGCGTGAACTGATAAAGACCGAAAAACTGACAGCAACGCCAATTATAGTGCAACACATTAATGGTCAAATGTGTCCCAAAGATTGCTTTTTCCAAACATACAACACGGTCCCATCGATAAGCGAAGGCAACGTCAAGCTCATGACGGATTACTTTAACAAAGTGGCAAGCCCAAAGGATATCAGCAGCCCCGA AGATATTAGCGGCTTGGAACTGTTTTTTTCGACCTTGGAATCTTCAACTACCACTCTGTATCGAGACAGCCTGGCAGTCTTCTTAT CTCAAGTTGGCGGGTGGTTGGGGCTCTGCATCGGAGCTTCGGTATTGTCGGTGGTCGAATTAACCGTATTCTTCGGTCATTTATTGAGAgtgttttgcaaaaacatcACTAACTGCTTTTAA
- the LOC131880658 gene encoding uncharacterized protein LOC131880658, whose protein sequence is MKSTFGSHLDRMATFYIENGTIHGLNVYKLIENRKVRNTAFYFSAFVLLFLPAIITFETIQFFGDESIKSSVEWKTEDILDVPNVTICHPNYFSTKKMAELNVSVRLGNYMVYGINTAMSGHLSFMLRNESKRELLSQLDLELQQKMQENQMNFPKLVRAIGIDLEDFANYCEFPNQALYGFRCSHLFDPVPMFSPRGGICWTSNWNYTIKSLVHPDPIKIWTNIKRESSLQLDFNMHGTNAVERLSPVLALPLDNHPIGPIFQAPINLPLNGILKLSLTKTVIKRSGLNGQTFSMHKDSCVDKNEAFETQFKLPYTEANCGSTLMTMLFNNCTMSYINGLPMEKDMRPCEPIDVVTLANNSNRVGRLQETKKKPTQSIPQINDPPCPKECIFKTYAKVLSISEANIKLMTKHLNSLPMTKEIFNPADISGLEITFSSMESSTTFLYRDSFSVFLSKIGGWLGLCIGASVLSVVELATFFTYLFRLLCKYIVHQFKVTA, encoded by the exons ATGAAGAGCACTTTTGGAAGCCATTTGGACCGGATGGCCACATTTTACATTGAAAATGGGACAATTCATGGATTGAATGTGTACAAATTAATCGAGAACAGAAAAGTGCGAAACACAGCGTTTTATTTCTCGgcatttgttttattgtttCTCCCGGCAATAATAACGTTTGAAACAATTCAGTTTTTCGGCGACGAATCGATCAAGAGCTCTGTGGAATGGAAAACTGAAGACATCCTGGACGTTCCAAACGTGACCATTTGTCATCCCAACTACTTCAGCACCAAAAAGATGGCGG aattaaATGTCTCAGTTCGATTGGGCAATTATATGGTTTATGGCATCAATACGGCAATGAGTGGTCATTTATCTTTTATGCTCCGGAATGAGAGCAAGCGAGAATTATTGTCACAACTGGATTTAGAACTTCAACAGAAGatgcaagaaaatcaaatgaacttCCCCAAACTTGTTCGAGCCATCGGTATCGA CCTTGAGGATTTTGCAAACTACTGTGAGTTTCCCAATCAAGCTTTGTACGGATTTAGATGCTCGCATTTGTTTGACCCAGTTCCAATGTTCTCACCTCGAGGTGGCATTTGTTGGACTTCGAACTGGAACTATACTATAAAGTCACTAGTTCATCCAGACCCAATAAAGATTTGGACCAACATAAAGAGGGAGAGCTCTCTTC AGCTTGATTTCAACATGCATGGAACAAACGCAGTAGAGAGGTTATCTCCAGTTCTAGCATTACCGCTAGATAATCACCCAATTGGACCGATTTTTCAAGCACCAATAAATCTTCccttgaatggaattttgAAGCTATCCTTAACAAAAACTGTG ATAAAACGAAGCGGATTAAACGggcaaactttttcaatgcaCAAGGACTCATGTGTCGATAAAAATGAGGCGTTTGAGACTCAATTCAAACTTCCCTACACTGAGGCCAATTGTGGAAGCACTCTAATGACCATGCTATTCAATAACTGCACAATGAGCTATATCAACGGGTTACCAATGG AGAAAGATATGAGACCTTGTGAGCCGATTGACGTTGTGACACTGGCCAATAATTCGAACCGAGTCGGGCGTCTGCAAGAAACTAAGAAAAAACCCACGCAATCCATCCCACAAATTAATGATCCCCCTTGTCCCAAGGAGTGCATTTTCAAGACATACGCCAAGGTCCTTTCAATCAGTGAAGCAAACATTAAGCTTATGACCAAACATTTGAACTCACTGCCCATGACAAAGGAGATTTTTAACCCAGC GGATATTAGTGGCTTGGAGATAACCTTCTCCTCCATGGAATCCTCCACGACCTTTTTGTATCGGGATAGCTTTTCAGTGTTCCTTT CTAAAATTGGCGGCTGGTTGGGACTTTGCATTGGAGCATCGGTTTTGTCTGTGGTGGAACTCGCTACATTCTTCACGTATCTGTTTCGATTGTTGTGCAAATACATTGTACATCAGTTTAAAGTTACTGCATAA